From the genome of Scytonema hofmannii PCC 7110, one region includes:
- a CDS encoding glycosyltransferase family 4 protein, which produces MKIAQIAPLWEQVPPTTYGGTELVVSRLTDELVCRGHDVTLFASGDSKTLARLEAGSPHALRLDTSIKEPVMYDILHASQAYEHAAEFDIIHSHIGVWSLPWASTVSTPTVHTLHGIFTRDNSKVFRRYHTQPYISISDAQRLLNINYVGTVYNGINVSAFPFFAKPQEPSYLAFLGRFSPEKGPQHAINIAKQTGWHLKMAGKVDAVDKKFFEEEIAPHIDGKQIEFLGEVNHTQKAELLGNAAVTLFPITWCEPFGLVMAESMATGTPVIAMNMGSVSEVIVNEKTGFVCQSYEEMAAMIPKALEIDRQKCREHVENKFSVTQMVDGYEAIYEKIVGERNFRSWFNSALRNSLESITAFRR; this is translated from the coding sequence ATGAAAATCGCACAAATCGCCCCCTTGTGGGAACAAGTTCCGCCTACCACCTATGGAGGCACTGAGCTAGTTGTGAGTCGTTTGACTGATGAATTAGTATGTAGAGGTCACGATGTCACGTTGTTTGCTTCAGGCGATTCCAAAACCCTAGCTCGTTTAGAAGCGGGTAGTCCCCATGCATTGCGCTTGGATACAAGCATAAAAGAACCCGTAATGTATGATATTCTACACGCTAGCCAAGCTTACGAACATGCAGCTGAATTCGATATTATCCACTCCCATATAGGAGTTTGGTCATTGCCTTGGGCTAGTACGGTGTCAACACCAACAGTACATACCCTGCATGGTATCTTTACTCGTGACAACAGCAAAGTATTTAGGCGTTACCATACGCAACCATACATCAGCATTAGTGACGCCCAGCGTCTGTTAAACATAAATTACGTTGGCACAGTTTACAACGGTATTAACGTCTCTGCGTTTCCATTTTTTGCCAAACCCCAAGAACCATCTTATCTGGCATTTTTAGGCCGCTTCTCGCCAGAAAAAGGACCGCAACACGCCATTAATATTGCTAAGCAAACAGGCTGGCACTTGAAAATGGCTGGGAAAGTGGATGCTGTAGACAAGAAGTTTTTTGAAGAAGAAATTGCTCCCCACATAGATGGTAAGCAAATCGAATTTTTGGGTGAGGTTAATCACACACAAAAAGCTGAACTTTTAGGAAATGCAGCGGTGACTCTATTCCCCATTACCTGGTGTGAACCTTTTGGGTTGGTGATGGCTGAATCTATGGCAACTGGTACACCAGTCATTGCAATGAATATGGGATCTGTATCTGAAGTCATTGTCAATGAAAAGACAGGTTTTGTCTGCCAAAGCTACGAAGAAATGGCGGCGATGATACCAAAAGCTTTGGAGATCGATCGCCAAAAGTGCCGAGAACACGTGGAGAACAAATTTAGTGTTACCCAAATGGTTGATGGCTATGAGGCAATTTATGAAAAAATCGTTGGGGAACGCAACTTTAGAAGTTGGTTCAATTCTGCTTTGAGAAATTCGTTGGAATCAATTACAGCATTTAGACGTTAA
- a CDS encoding TetR/AcrR family transcriptional regulator, with amino-acid sequence MARTKSEKVKNAKQERDAEATQAVILAAAEEEFAQHGFTAARTEAIAAKTGFAKSMIYYYFKDKEGLYQAVLEQSHADLRQTIQKLQLEHLSPEVALERFLRALLSCVSRNPKLPTIMFHEAVQNQGKYYKCSSSVSIDTALIAILQQGVAKGIFRPLDPFQSAINIMGTCLFYFIGAGNIQQFPQGKGLLSKAMLDQHTNEAIALILAGVRQS; translated from the coding sequence GTGGCGCGTACAAAATCTGAAAAAGTAAAGAATGCCAAGCAAGAGAGAGATGCTGAGGCGACTCAAGCTGTGATTTTGGCAGCAGCAGAAGAAGAGTTTGCTCAACATGGTTTTACTGCGGCACGAACAGAAGCGATCGCAGCCAAAACAGGTTTTGCAAAGTCAATGATTTATTACTACTTTAAAGATAAAGAAGGTTTGTATCAAGCGGTCTTAGAGCAATCGCATGCCGATCTGAGGCAAACGATTCAGAAATTACAGTTGGAGCATTTGTCTCCTGAAGTCGCGTTGGAAAGATTTTTGAGAGCATTGCTCAGTTGTGTATCGCGTAACCCAAAACTCCCGACTATCATGTTTCACGAAGCAGTGCAAAACCAAGGAAAGTATTATAAATGCAGTAGCTCTGTGAGTATTGATACTGCCTTGATCGCAATTCTGCAACAAGGCGTGGCTAAGGGGATATTTCGTCCACTCGATCCGTTTCAGTCTGCAATTAACATTATGGGAACTTGCTTGTTCTATTTTATCGGTGCGGGAAACATTCAGCAGTTTCCTCAGGGTAAGGGGCTTTTGAGCAAAGCAATGCTCGATCAACACACCAATGAAGCGATCGCGCTAATCCTAGCGGGTGTGCGACAATCCTGA
- the psbA gene encoding photosystem II q(b) protein yields MTATLQRRESASVWEQFCNWITSTENRLYVGWFGVIMIPTLLSAAICFIIAFIAAPPVDIDGIREPVAGSLLYGNNIISGAVVPSSNAIGLHFYPIWEAASLDEWLYNGGPYQLVVFHFLIGVFCYLGREWELSYRLGMRPWICVAFSAPVAAATAVFLIYPIGQGSFSDGMPLGISGTFNFMLVFQAEHNILMHPFHQLGVAGVFGGSLFSAMHGSLVTSSLVRETTETESQNYGYKFGQEEETYNIVAAHGYFGRLIFQYASFNNSRSLHFFLAAWPVVGIWFTALGISTMAFNLNGFNFNQSVIDSQGRAIGTWADILNRANLGMEVMHERNAHNFPLDLASAEVAPVAISAPAING; encoded by the coding sequence ATGACAGCAACCTTACAACGCCGCGAAAGCGCAAGCGTGTGGGAGCAGTTTTGTAATTGGATCACTTCTACCGAAAACCGCCTTTATGTAGGCTGGTTCGGCGTAATCATGATCCCCACACTGCTTTCCGCAGCGATCTGCTTCATCATTGCTTTCATCGCTGCTCCTCCAGTAGACATTGATGGTATCCGCGAACCTGTAGCAGGTTCCTTGCTCTACGGTAACAACATCATCTCTGGTGCAGTTGTTCCAAGTTCCAACGCAATTGGTCTTCACTTCTACCCCATCTGGGAAGCGGCTTCCTTAGATGAGTGGTTGTACAACGGTGGTCCATACCAGTTGGTGGTTTTCCACTTCCTGATTGGCGTTTTCTGCTACTTGGGTCGTGAGTGGGAATTGTCCTACCGCTTGGGAATGCGTCCTTGGATCTGTGTAGCATTCAGCGCACCTGTAGCAGCAGCAACCGCAGTCTTCTTGATCTACCCCATCGGACAAGGTTCTTTCTCCGACGGTATGCCCTTGGGAATTTCTGGAACTTTCAACTTCATGTTGGTGTTCCAAGCAGAGCACAACATCCTCATGCACCCCTTCCATCAGTTAGGTGTAGCAGGTGTATTCGGTGGTAGCTTATTCAGTGCAATGCACGGAAGCTTGGTAACCTCTTCCTTAGTTCGTGAAACAACTGAAACCGAATCTCAGAACTACGGTTATAAGTTCGGACAAGAAGAAGAGACCTACAACATCGTCGCTGCACACGGCTACTTCGGAAGGCTTATCTTCCAATACGCAAGCTTCAACAACAGCCGTTCCTTGCACTTCTTCTTGGCAGCATGGCCAGTAGTCGGCATCTGGTTTACTGCACTGGGCATCAGCACCATGGCGTTCAACCTCAACGGTTTCAACTTCAACCAATCTGTAATCGACTCACAAGGTCGTGCGATTGGCACCTGGGCAGACATCCTCAACCGCGCTAACCTCGGCATGGAAGTGATGCACGAGCGCAACGCTCACAACTTCCCCCTCGACTTAGCATCTGCTGAAGTTGCTCCTGTCGCAATCAGCGCTCCTGCTATCAACGGTTAA
- a CDS encoding DUF4365 domain-containing protein, which produces MSLNTQKEDFSYAYVYAVTAAAGYSLQAATRRLDLSGIDATITYRLLSLNQLLKR; this is translated from the coding sequence ATGAGCCTCAACACTCAAAAAGAAGATTTCAGCTATGCTTATGTATATGCCGTTACAGCAGCTGCTGGCTATTCCCTACAAGCAGCCACACGTAGATTGGATTTGAGCGGCATTGATGCCACCATTACCTATAGGTTACTGTCTTTGAACCAGTTGCTTAAGAGATAA
- a CDS encoding WD40 repeat domain-containing protein, producing the protein MGLAQRLADLNLPYVIVWREPVPDKIAHKFLNFFLSSYAGGDSLFTAVLKARGKLLELTGKSLGEKPLPGVSWLPIICKNTLELPPSWSDLGGLSGKLPECPYQGLSAFGEEEADFFFGRETFVDALVAAVQSKSLVPVVGASGSGKSSVVFAGLVPRLRKVGNFEMISFRPGNNPLGNLAIALNHHCHSPVSLQEENTTPIQRRLDQMILEVDLRHDEKKLAQITNDIITHTQRRQDAYSTNASNSCEMGIPPVHLVLIADQFEELYTLTPQEERQPFLDALIYAINYAPRFTLVLTLRADFYGYALSYRPFSDALQKGIYNLGPMNQEELRCAVEKPAQKMKVELEEGLTDTLMRDLGDEPGRLPLLEFTLMQLWFKPRKWFLTHEAYQEIGGLEKALANYADTVLDKLSQGDKKRAEKIFIQLVRPGEGTEDTRRVATRPEVGEANWDLVQQLADARLLVTGCDETSENNEETVEIIASGSTDDTIKLWSREGKLLKTLDTNLSGTISISFSPDSKLFVTASFDNVIRLWSRDGQLLKTLSEHKAEVNSVSFSPDGKMLASGSNDKTIKLWHREGHQQPSACPWSIFHPQLAYPFTEDRSHTPGRFFTHNWHTP; encoded by the coding sequence TTGGGTTTAGCACAACGATTGGCTGATTTAAATTTACCCTATGTTATCGTTTGGCGGGAACCAGTACCGGATAAAATCGCGCACAAGTTTCTCAACTTTTTTCTTTCTTCTTATGCTGGTGGAGATTCTTTATTTACTGCTGTTTTGAAAGCCAGGGGGAAATTACTTGAACTGACAGGGAAGTCTTTGGGAGAAAAGCCCCTACCAGGAGTGAGTTGGTTACCCATTATTTGCAAAAATACATTAGAACTTCCTCCTAGTTGGTCAGATTTGGGCGGATTATCTGGTAAGTTACCTGAGTGTCCATATCAAGGTTTATCTGCGTTTGGGGAAGAGGAGGCAGATTTTTTCTTTGGTCGGGAGACGTTTGTTGATGCGTTAGTAGCCGCAGTTCAAAGTAAATCTTTGGTTCCTGTGGTTGGTGCTTCTGGAAGTGGGAAGTCTTCTGTGGTGTTTGCAGGGTTGGTTCCTCGTTTGCGAAAAGTTGGGAATTTCGAGATGATTTCTTTTCGTCCGGGGAATAATCCCCTTGGTAATTTAGCGATCGCATTAAATCATCATTGTCATTCCCCAGTGTCACTGCAAGAAGAAAATACAACTCCCATACAACGCAGATTAGACCAAATGATTTTAGAGGTGGACTTGCGGCATGATGAGAAAAAGTTAGCCCAGATTACAAATGATATTATCACCCACACACAGAGAAGGCAAGATGCCTACTCCACAAATGCATCAAATTCTTGTGAGATGGGCATCCCGCCCGTCCATTTAGTCTTAATCGCAGACCAATTTGAAGAACTTTACACCCTCACACCGCAAGAGGAACGTCAACCTTTTTTAGATGCATTAATCTACGCTATCAACTACGCTCCTCGATTTACTCTGGTTCTGACACTGCGGGCGGATTTTTATGGCTATGCCTTATCTTACCGTCCTTTTAGCGATGCTTTGCAAAAGGGAATTTATAATCTCGGTCCGATGAACCAGGAGGAGTTGCGTTGTGCGGTTGAAAAACCGGCGCAAAAAATGAAGGTGGAACTTGAGGAGGGGTTGACTGATACTTTAATGAGAGATTTGGGTGATGAACCGGGACGTTTACCTTTACTTGAGTTCACCCTAATGCAGCTTTGGTTCAAACCGAGAAAATGGTTTCTCACCCACGAAGCTTATCAAGAAATTGGTGGTTTGGAGAAGGCTTTGGCTAACTACGCCGATACAGTATTAGATAAGCTGAGTCAGGGTGATAAGAAACGGGCGGAAAAAATATTTATTCAGTTAGTGCGTCCTGGGGAAGGTACGGAGGATACCCGACGTGTGGCGACTCGCCCGGAAGTGGGGGAAGCAAATTGGGATTTAGTTCAACAATTAGCTGATGCGCGTTTGCTGGTGACGGGTTGTGATGAGACGAGCGAAAACAACGAAGAGACGGTAGAGATAATTGCCTCTGGTAGTACTGACGATACCATAAAACTCTGGAGTCGAGAAGGTAAGCTACTAAAAACCCTCGACACAAATCTCAGTGGTACTATTAGTATAAGTTTTAGCCCGGATAGTAAGCTTTTTGTTACTGCAAGTTTTGACAATGTTATCAGACTGTGGAGTCGCGATGGTCAGTTACTTAAAACTCTCTCGGAACATAAAGCAGAGGTCAACAGCGTTAGTTTTAGTCCTGATGGCAAAATGTTAGCTTCCGGTAGTAATGACAAAACCATAAAACTTTGGCATCGTGAAGGTCACCAACAGCCGAGCGCATGCCCCTGGTCGATTTTCCACCCACAACTGGCATACCCCTTCACCGAAGACCGATCGCACACCCCTGGTCGATTCTTTACCCACAACTGGCATACCCCTTAG
- a CDS encoding 4-hydroxybenzoate solanesyltransferase — MLTTPERNTEPTWLAIVRLLRWHKPEGRLILMIPALWAVFLAASGKPPLPLVGVIVLGTLATSAAGCVVNDLWDRDIDPQVERTRDRPLANRALSVKVGIAIATVAMGCAAVLAFYLNALTFWLCVAAVPVILLYPGAKRVFPVPQLVLSIAWGFAVLISWSAVTHNLSLPTWILWGATVLWTLGFDTVYAMSDREDDRRIGVNSSALFFGEYASVAIGVFFIGTVILLGWLGLIVPLHLSFWISLAIASVGWIWQCIRLGQKDLPNSGYGEMFRQNVWIGFILLSGMIAGSF, encoded by the coding sequence ATGCTAACTACGCCAGAACGAAACACTGAACCAACATGGCTTGCGATCGTCCGGCTTTTGCGGTGGCATAAACCAGAAGGACGATTAATTTTAATGATTCCTGCCCTTTGGGCTGTGTTTTTAGCGGCTTCTGGAAAACCGCCTTTACCACTCGTTGGCGTTATCGTTCTGGGAACTCTCGCTACGAGCGCTGCGGGTTGTGTTGTCAATGATTTATGGGATAGAGATATAGATCCACAGGTTGAAAGAACTCGCGATCGCCCTCTCGCGAACCGTGCGCTTTCCGTAAAAGTCGGTATTGCGATCGCCACAGTCGCGATGGGATGTGCCGCTGTTCTCGCTTTCTATCTTAACGCGCTCACATTTTGGTTGTGTGTGGCAGCCGTTCCTGTTATTTTGCTTTATCCTGGAGCAAAACGAGTTTTTCCCGTTCCACAACTGGTACTTTCCATTGCTTGGGGTTTTGCTGTTTTAATTAGCTGGAGTGCAGTCACACACAACCTTTCACTCCCAACTTGGATACTTTGGGGTGCAACGGTACTGTGGACATTGGGATTTGATACTGTCTATGCTATGAGCGATCGCGAAGATGACCGCAGAATTGGTGTAAATTCTAGCGCTTTATTTTTTGGTGAGTACGCCTCTGTGGCGATTGGAGTTTTCTTTATCGGCACTGTCATTTTACTGGGTTGGCTGGGGTTGATTGTGCCACTTCACCTGAGTTTTTGGATAAGTCTTGCGATCGCGTCTGTTGGATGGATTTGGCAGTGCATCCGCTTGGGACAGAAAGACTTGCCTAACTCGGGCTATGGTGAAATGTTCCGACAGAATGTTTGGATTGGTTTTATCTTACTTTCTGGGATGATTGCTGGCAGTTTTTAG